The genomic segment CTCTTAGGCTAAAAATGATGAGGTCAGGAGCTGCAGCCAGAGCCACACCGATCACGTTCATCTGCTGCCACACACTGTGTCCCCCCTCCTCATCCCCCAGGAGTCAGGCATCGCCGCTACATCaggctctggggccacccctccaggttccctctccacctgccaAGGGCACCCTCCCTGTGACTTCATGACCACAGCACTCAGTGTCCAGGCCCCATGGGCACCATGCAGCCTcctcatattttagattctatcATCTCAGGGGCAGGGGATGGAAGCTGGACCAGATCACCACCTCTCTTAGAACCCACAGCTCCACCTCCTCTCCAAGGGTTGCAGCATCCCTGCACCCAAGTTGGTCCACTGCCCTCTTGTATCCTCAAGGCCCCAGTGCCTCTATCTGCTCCACCCAGGGTGACCCACTTAACATTCGTTGATAGGATATATTCCCCTTCACTCCTCTCTGAAGAATCAGTAATGCAGGGAGGGGGACACCAAATCTTTACATTGTTCCAGTAACAAATACCTCTGTAGGTCAGTGCTGCTACCTTCCAATGAAGAACAAAGCAAAAACTAGCAGTAGGAGCATTTGGAATGCTCCCAATTCTTCTCAACCAGATCCAGACTAGCTCAGTGGCTTACTAACATTCCGACTGAGGTTAGTATCTGATGCTTATCAAGATTATCCTCGATAAGCGTTTTAATATAATAAGGTCCAGCTTAAATCAACATCATCGCTGAGGTGCCTATTCTGGGCCACTCCTGGAGCCGAGCTTCCCCACGGCTACTTGGAGGAAACTCCCAGGGCTGGTTGTGCTCATCACATTGGAGGAAAGTGGCCCAGAGCTTAGGGGCTCGTGGAAGGGCGTCGGGATCTCCAAGGAGGCTCCGAATTCAGGCGCTCTGCTTGTGTTCGTCTGTTACAGATGGAACTCCCGAAGGGCTTCTCTGACCAACGGACATGCCTATCTGCCCTCCTCAGCATGCTATCACTCAGCCTctccacagcatccctgctcagcAGCTACTGGTTTGTGGGCACACAGAAGGTGCCCAAGCCCCTGTGCGGGAAAGGTCTGGCAGCCAAGTGCTTTGACATGCCACTGCCCTTGGATGGGGGCAGCACCAACTCATCACCCCAGGAGGTGGTGCAATACAGCTGGGAGGCTGGGGATGACCGCTTCACCTTCCATGCCTTCCGCAGCGGCATGTGGCTATCCTGTGAGGAAACTGTGGAAGAACCAGGTAACCGCCTCACCCCAGATGCCTGATTtcttacccccacccccaaccccccacccttGGGATCTCATGTAGGCAAAAAACATAGTGGGACGTGTATAGCACTCACTCTCACCCCCTGGACCTCACCCCAGCCTCAgcatccccctccccctgcactgTGTCCCTTCCCCATCAGACTCCCTCATAATAAGGTCCAAAGTCCATCTGACATTTCACCTCCTGATCGTCTAATAGACTCGCTGGTTTAAAATACCATTACCCTGAAAGGGTTTCATTTAGACTTCTAACAGGACTTTCCATTCCTGCTAGCTCAAGTTGCCGTTTAGAGACAAAGCAAGGAGAATTTTATAGAAAGAGCCCGGGCTTTGCCCAGCTGTGACCTTATAGGAACAACTTCATTCCTTCGGGCTTCGATTTTCTCATTTGCTAGAGGAAAGAATCAGAGCAGATCGCCTTTAAAGCCCCCCAgagtgttttctctttctgaataTTACTGTTACCATTGAAAATGTAGGAGAGCTCAGAGGGGACAACTAGGTGGTGAAGTTCGGCCTGGAGGAGCTGCAGACAGACCCTCCCAGGTCTGCGGCCGCTCACAAAGCAGACACTGTGTGGGCACATCAGTTCAGGGTCATCCTTGAGCAGGCGGCGGTCGGGCTGAGgacacctcctcctccctgctcaaaGCATCATGAAGTTTCTCTAAAGCCCAGAAACACGTACAATTTGCAACTTGCTGCTTCTCCCGATTTGGGCTAAGGAGATGGGAGAGGATTATAAATTCGAgggtatttacatttttaagtcaTTATCGTGCAACTTAGCACTGCTCCAACTCCAGACCCAGAAGCAATTCAGAACCACTCGGGCCAGTGGTACAGCAGCCGCCAAAGGTGCTGGTGAATTCTAGGGACATCCCCAGGTATAACTCTCAGGGAAATGTCCTCTTCATCATCAGGACCTGAGAGAGAATTCATCTTGGGTGACttgccattttgttcatccatACACGCATTCTTCCCTGCTTGCGAAGAGACGTGGGTCGCCGGCCTCCCATCTGCTGggcaggcctgggtggggcagatGGAGAGGCACCTGCGATGGGATCTGGGGAGGTCTTCATCCTTCATCCCAAGTAGCACCTCGTGACCTTGCCCTTTGTCTGTTTCAGGGGAGAGGTGTCGAAGCTTCCTTGAACTCACACCACCAACCGAGAGAGGTGAGAAAGGACTACTGGAATTTGCCACGTTGCAAGGCTCACGTCACCCCCCTCTCCGATTTGGAGGGAAGCGGTTGATGGAGAAGGCtttcctctcccaccctcccttgGGGCTTTTGGCAAGTATGTGGGTTTGATAACGAATTTAGTTGCCGTTGAGTTGGGATCTAAGCTGTACTGGGGATCTCCTGCTTTCCTCTTCTTCTGAGCCTCACAGAGGGACACAGACTCCTTCTAGGCTGACTCTCATTCATATGCAGGGATGCAAAAAAGGAACTGCAGGGACAAATAACGTTCACAAACAGAAATCCACCAACAGCTCCAACCTTGTCCTGTTGCTAAGTAACCCTGGGAAAAGCTcgggtttttccttttttcttccccctcaaTAATTTTTTTGGTAACATAGAAGGAAGCAAgtcaaggggagagggaaggacggagaaagaaaagaaaatggactgttccaaaattcaattaaaaaacaaaagcaaaaatgacaaATAGCAAAGTGATGTTCCCTGCAAGATTGTGTGAACATTGGATGATTTCTTCTCCAATCTCCCTAAGAGTATTCACAGGCAATCACGTGCCTTGACTACGTCTCCAGGTACTGGGCAAAGTGAGAGCTGTTGTGGGGTGATGATAGCCAAGAGCCCCAGTTCAAGGGCTGTCCCAGCTGCTTTCCCTTTGTCTCCTTCTCTGGTGCTACGAGGCTCTCCACTTCTCACGGGCATCATCTGTTCACTGCTGGTTCAGTCATCTAACTGTCAGGGTGAGGGTTCATCTTCCTCTGGTTTCCGACAGAGATTCTCTGGTTATCACTGGGAGCCCAGTTCGCCTACATCGGACTTGAACTCATCAGCTTCCTCCTGCTACTGACGGACTTGCTATTCACGGGGAACCCGGGCTGCGGGCTCAAGCTGAGCGCCTTTGCAGCTGTATCCTCTGTCTTGTCAGGTGAGCATCTCCAGGGCTGGATGaggggtgtcctctgctgcctTTGAAGCACGAGCCATGAGGCTGGAGTCTCTGTCctaaggggaggaaggaggagcccAAAGAAGGGCACCAGGAGATACATCACAGGTGTTGtctattttaaatggaaataaccTGTGAAATTTTATATTCGATCGTCACAGAACTTGCAAACTGATTTCTCTCTAGGTTCTTTTTATTTGCAAGTTTTCTCATTACAGTTTGGTTTTACTTTTTGGTCATGATGTACACACAGCTTCTGCAGACTCTGGTGGATAAACTGAGAGATGCACGTAGACGCTGAAGAAAGGTCATGTTAGGGGTGTGAGTGGGAACAAGGAAAGTGAGCAGGAGCCCTGGGT from the Vicugna pacos chromosome 34, VicPac4, whole genome shotgun sequence genome contains:
- the GSG1 gene encoding germ cell-specific gene 1 protein isoform X1, with the protein product MSNSYQLAQNVCLTQKMELPKGFSDQRTCLSALLSMLSLSLSTASLLSSYWFVGTQKVPKPLCGKGLAAKCFDMPLPLDGGSTNSSPQEVVQYSWEAGDDRFTFHAFRSGMWLSCEETVEEPGERCRSFLELTPPTERGEKGLLEFATLQGSRHPPLRFGGKRLMEKAFLSHPPLGLLAKILWLSLGAQFAYIGLELISFLLLLTDLLFTGNPGCGLKLSAFAAVSSVLSGLLGMVGHMMYSQVFQATANLGPEDWRPHAWKYGWAFYTAWVSFTCCMASAVNTFNTYTRLVLEFKSKHSKGFKGPPRCLPHHHQCFLQQPAGAAQPGGPVTGCPPHHPQPIRSVSEGVDFYSELRDTGFQPGTGRGPGEEAAGASVEEEPC
- the GSG1 gene encoding germ cell-specific gene 1 protein isoform X3; translated protein: MSNSYQLAQNVCLTQKMELPKGFSDQRTCLSALLSMLSLSLSTASLLSSYWFVGTQKVPKPLCGKGLAAKCFDMPLPLDGGSTNSSPQEVVQYSWEAGDDRFTFHAFRSGMWLSCEETVEEPGERCRSFLELTPPTERGEKGLLEFATLQGSRHPPLRFGGKRLMEKAFLSHPPLGLLAKILWLSLGAQFAYIGLELISFLLLLTDLLFTGNPGCGLKLSAFAAVSSVLSAQPGFPSPAAWHQRSTPSTLTPGWCWSSSPSTVRASRAPRAACRTTTSASCSSRRVQPSRGAL
- the GSG1 gene encoding germ cell-specific gene 1 protein isoform X2, with translation MSNSYQLAQNVCLTQKMELPKGFSDQRTCLSALLSMLSLSLSTASLLSSYWFVGTQKVPKPLCGKGLAAKCFDMPLPLDGGSTNSSPQEVVQYSWEAGDDRFTFHAFRSGMWLSCEETVEEPGERCRSFLELTPPTEREILWLSLGAQFAYIGLELISFLLLLTDLLFTGNPGCGLKLSAFAAVSSVLSGLLGMVGHMMYSQVFQATANLGPEDWRPHAWKYGWAFYTAWVSFTCCMASAVNTFNTYTRLVLEFKSKHSKGFKGPPRCLPHHHQCFLQQPAGAAQPGGPVTGCPPHHPQPIRSVSEGVDFYSELRDTGFQPGTGRGPGEEAAGASVEEEPC